The Branchiostoma lanceolatum isolate klBraLanc5 chromosome 10, klBraLanc5.hap2, whole genome shotgun sequence genome has a window encoding:
- the LOC136443500 gene encoding ATP-dependent helicase wrn-1-like has translation MEGRAQRAANDLWGFPSLKESQLEAILAAVSGKDTFVGLATGHGKSLCYQILPNILLQPSIVVVISPLIALVKDQIHRYERSSGYKGVHLKTPEDILRYMNTPQDNVRLVFMAPEQAVSHEGRQLVQNPPLPIALIAVDEAHCIHEWGDAFRKDFKELGSLRALLSLKVPFMALTATATPAVLETVKSTLHMDKPVVVKGSLDRPNIHLQVKSIKSTKGDLQPLIQHLVSAERVEDVKKHLVYAGTKNRCMELWKVIRKPCSHSKRKVVRAFHAEISTKARDEILEGFRIGTIRVVVATVAFGMGIDIPDVHGVVVYHVPTTIGQLYQEIGRAGRNGDQACATIFYGKADFKQADQEVVSFAQSKGCLREELLKHLGQDLEDQPENCCSPEDDQIDPENPSHLNFIFSKRRNVENDENQENQEKPKTAYRKQRQDTGMKDQLIAKLKEMRDEWYRERPALRLFGPEAIMAEATISSISSKCRAIHCYEDFQKTKVKGVPEDKAEEILAAINQLFPEAPPPRGRRIAVARRRTRGPGVRRALQDISNVA, from the exons ATGGAAGGAAGAGCCCAGCGAGCAGCAAACGACCTCTGGGGTTTCCCAAGTCTAAAGGAGTCTCAACTCGAGGCCATCTTGGCCGCCGTGTCAGGAAAAGATACGTTCGTTGGACTCGCGACCGGCCACGGGAAGAGTTTATGCTATCAAATTCTTCCGAACATTCTACTGCAACCTTCCATCGTTGTTGTGATATCTCCTCTCATTGCACTCGTCAAAGATCAG ataCACCGATATGAGAGATCCTCTGGGTATAAAGGAGTACATCTGAAGACACCTGAGGATATTCTACGATATATGAACACACCGCAGGACAATGTTCGACTTG TTTTCATGGCGCCAGAGCAAGCTGTTTCACACGAGGGAAGGCAGCTTGTACAGAACCCTCCCCTCCCGATAGCTCTCATAGCTGTGGATGAGGCACATTGCATACATGAATG GGGTGATGCCTTCCGGAAGGACTTCAAGGAACTAGGCAGCCTCCGTGCCCTCTTGTCTCTGAAAGTGCCATTTATGGCCTTGACTGCCACGGCTACCCCTGCTGTCTTGGAGACTGTGAAGAGCACCCTCCACATGGACAAGCCCGTCGTTGTGAAGGGCAGCTTGGACAGGCCTAACATCCACCTTCAGGTGAAAAGCATCAAAAGTACAAAG GGAGACCTCCAGCCTCTAATCCAGCACCTGGTCTCTGCTGAGAGGGTGGAGGATGTGAAAAAACACCTTGTCTACGCTGGCACCAAGAACAGGTGCATGGAGCTGTGGAAAGTCATCCGGAAACCATGCAGTCATTCAAAGAGAAAAGTAGTGAGAGCATTTCATGCTGAGATTTCCACCAAGGCCAGGGATGAGATCCTGGAGGGGTTCAGGATTGGCACCATAAGAGTGGTGGTGGCCACTGTTGCTTTTGGCATG GGCATCGACATTCCAGATGTGCATGGGGTGGTTGTATACCATGTGCCCACTACCATTGGGCAGCTGTATCAG GAAATAGGGAGGGCTGGCCGAAACGGTGACCAGGCTTGTGCTACCATTTTCTATGGTAAAGCTGACTTCAAGCAAGCAGACCAAGAGGTTGTTTCCTTTGCACAATCCAAGGGCTGCCTACGAGAGGAACTACTGAAACACTTGGGCCAGGACTTGGAGGATCAGCCTGAAAACTGTTGTAGCCCTGAAGATGATCAGATCGACCCTGAAAATCCAAGTCATTTGAACTTCATTTtctcaaaacgtagaaatgtagAAAACGATGAAAACCAGGAAAACCAGGAAAAACCAAAGACGGCCTACAGAAAACAGCGCCAGGACACGGGAATGAAAGACCAGTTAATAGCCAAGCTGAAAGAGATGCGGGACGAGTGGTATCGGGAGAGGCCAGCACTTCGACTTTTTGGGCCAGAGGCGATAATGGCTGAGGCGACAATCTCTAGTATCTCATCAAAGTGTCGTGCCATACACTGTTACGAGGACTTCCAGAAGACCAAGGTCAAGGGAGTTCCAGAGGACAAGGCAGAGGAAATTCTGGCTGCCATCAACCAGCTCTTTCCAGAGGCACCACCACCTAGGGGCCGCAGAATAGCAGTGGCAAGAAGACGCACCAGGGGTCCTGGTGTCAGGAGAGCCCTGCAAGACATAAGCAATGTAGCATAA
- the LOC136443499 gene encoding uncharacterized protein produces MAYDEGIRRRLTTNFMADPSGEVSRQKIVVILSDFHLSVHEVGKHLKQAFPNVVMHKGRGSKEPKYRGISSRTTSTRFQPYLQSSSPTPWMAPSPSQPTAGPLPWTPSLSQPTAGPLPWTPSLSQPTAGPLPWTPSLSQPTAGPLPWTQSLSQPTAGPLPWTQSPSQPTAGPLPWTQSPSQPTAGPLPWTQSPSQPTAGPLPWTQSPSQPSAIPTPATLQNADVVRLLEENRILREQLSDARKAAALLNPVTLDNQLNLEMKALCSSTSPLSKPVKTITDIRNFSVEDTTVYLETHAPTLHRLIGTLTSPTYIRASGERSESVAMLIISTIANHRSHRTSGVQTIMTLGYLARTCNDQLLTLLNHAGVGVSSRNVWRIIRDNAAIEMAEPLPTDGEIWAYDNVNIMVKVQQVRKGHRSEMKNWTSRITVPVRHVPDEGLSREPRGRRGDLKAEDILLDEEEMDKLEKRFGARIKALLSNKFKAFAAHKRPPPKKRTSPPSSYRPVQLMGANEATTADNIHILRQFAKEAGMSADNCWDQEVIGDQATCKNIRGARRLREDDVDRLERLVWAKECPGDFHFLWETARCIALAYWSSPKNVGSLAHLKDVVNRRSVDSLGKKFNPLDEFLHHACEAHLEAALLQHLEMGSPSEDVEEMTEEELESLVQSFLAKYIFKRCSADRVDDAAFECTTSLLYHLMLYTDLRQCIRDEDGPAVVAHWRWWLPTFLGTKRTQYSTEAANHLANLMADWSPRTAHVLTHNRGVNTHSREGHGKPVDMLVEHYNKLLKKVLKSSGGHLTLRHAKEVSLAVPLIDEARRFCDRVFKARQTVGHTSPSAEADIRSMRQKISDGLVYQPTPGRVLFFGKEFDDPVSKGLKRITVDKWLDNYLHKEDTDDEEDAADAAEVDPDLEVDLALLMDE; encoded by the exons ATGGCGTACGACGAGGGTATTAGAAGAAG GTTGACAACGAATTTCATGGCAGACCCCTCTGGGGAAGTGTCCAGACAGAAGATTGTTGTCATTCTGTCAGACTTTCACCTGTCAGTTCACGAAGTTGGGAAGCACCTGAAGCAAGCATTCCCCAATGTTGTTATGCATAAAGGACGGGGGTCCAAGGAGCCAAAATACAGAGGTATTTCGTCCCGCACCACGTCCACAAGATTCCAGCCATATCTGCAGTCCTCCAGTCCAACTCCATGGATGGCCCCATCTCCATcccagccaactgcaggtcctctcccatggactccatctctatcccagccaactgcaggtcctctcccatggactccatctctatcccagccaactgcaggtcctctcccatggactccatctctatcccagccaactgcaggtcctctcCCATGGACTCAATCTCTATcccagccaactgcaggtcctctcCCATGGACTCAATCTCCATcccagccaactgcaggtcctctcCCATGGACTCAATCTCCATcccagccaactgcaggtcctctcCCATGGACTCAATCTCCATcccagccaactgcaggtcctctcCCATGGACTCAATCTCCATCCCAGCCAAGTGCCATTCCCACACCTGCCACACTACAGAATGCCGATGTTGTCAGGCTGCTGGAAGAAAACCGGATTCTGAGAGAGCAGCTTTCTGACGCAAGGAAAGCAGCTGCTCTCCTGAATCCGGTAACCCTAGATAACCAGCTTAATTTGGAAATGAAGGCACTATGTTCCTCTACCAGTCCCTTGTCAAAACCAGTGAAAACAATTACAGATATCCGGAACTTTAGCGTGGAAGATACAACAGTCTACCTCGAGACACATGCTCCAACCCTTCATAGACTGATTGGAACACTTACATCTCCAACATACATAAGAGCATCAGGGGAAAGATCAGAATCCGTTGCCATGTTAATCATCTCCACAATCGCCAATCACCGCAGCCACCGGACCTCAGGAGTACAGACGATCATGACCCTTGGGTATTTGGCAAGGACCTGTAATGACCAG CTATTGACTCTCCTGAACCATGCCGGCGTTGGGGTGTCGTCCAGAAACGTGTGGCGAATCATTAGAGACAATGCTGCCATCGAGATGGCTGAGCCATTACCTACAGATGGTGAAATCTGGGCATATGACAATGTGAACATTATGGTGAAGGTCCAGCAGGTGCGAAAGG GTCATCGTTCTGAGATGAAGAACTGGACCTCTCGGATTACGGTTCCAGTGAGACACGTTCCTGATGAGGGCTTGTCAAGAGAACCGAGG ggaagaCGTGGGGACCTTAAGGCTGAGGACATTCTCCTCGATGAAGAGGAAATGGACAAGCTGGAGAAGAGATTCGGTGCCCGGATCAAGGCATTGCTTTCGAATAAGTTCAAAGCATTTGCTGCACACAAGAGGCCTCCACCAAAGAAGCGGACAAGTCCTCCCTCGAGCTACAGGCCGGTGCAGCTGATGGGAGCAAATGAGGCTACAACGGCAGACAATATTCACATACTTCGGCAGTTTGCTAAGGAGGCAGGCATGTCTGCGGATAACTGTTGGGACCAG GAGGTAATTGGCGACCAAGCCACTTGTAAAAACATTCGCGGCGCAAGGAGGTTGAGGGAGGATGATGTGGACAGACTGGAGAGACTGGTATGGGCAAAAGAATGTCCAG GTGACTTCCACTTCTTGTGGGAAACAGCGAGATGTATCGCTCTGGCCTACTGGTCATCGCCCAAAAATGTAGGCTCACTGGCTCATCTGAAGGATGTGGTGAACAGACGTTCTGTTGACAGTCTAG GCAAAAAGTTCAATCCGTTGGACGAGTTCCTGCATCACGCTTGTGAGGCCCACCTTGAGGCGGCACTCCTTCAGCATCTTGAGATGGGGAGTCCCTCCGAAGATGTAGAAGAGATGACGGAAGAGGAGCTGGAGAGCCTCGTCCAGAGTTTCCTGGCCAAATACATCTTCAAAAGATGTTCAGCCGACAGGGTAGATGACGCGGCATTCGAGTGTACAACATCACTACTATACCATCTGATGTTGTACACAGATCTACGGCAGTGtatcag GGATGAAGACGGCCCAGCGGTAGTCGCCCACTGGCGGTGGTGGCTGCCAACATTCCTCGGCACCAAACGGACGCAGtacagtactgaagctgccaaTCACCTTGCCAATCTAATGGCTGACTGGTCGCCAAGAACGGCTCATGTATTGACACACAACCGTGGAGTGAACACTCACTCAAGAGAAGGGCACGGCAAACCAGTAGACATGCTGGTTGAGCACTACAACAA GCTCCTGAAGAAAGTCTTGAAATCCTCAGGTGGGCACTTAACACTGCGCCATGCAAAGGAGGTCTCCTTGGCCGTGCCTCTCATCGACGAGGCAAGGCGCTTCTGTGACAGGGTCTTCAAGGCAAGGCAAACAGTTGGCCACACCTCACCATCCGCTGAGGCTGACATACGCTCCATGAGACAGAAGATCAGTGATGGGCTAGTGTACCAACCGACTCCAGGCAGAGTTCTGTTCTTTGGCAAAGAGTttgacgatcctgtcagcaaggGATTGAAACGCATCACAGTGGACAAATGGCTGGACAACTACCTTCACAAAGAAGATACAGACGATGAGGAAGATGCCGCAGACGCCGCGGAGGTGGATCCTGACCTTGAGGTGGATTTAGCTCTGCTTATGGATGAGTAA